The Litchfieldia alkalitelluris genome has a window encoding:
- a CDS encoding peptidoglycan DD-metalloendopeptidase family protein, translating into MSKNNLKKFLSNVYNLSYLFRMIAEVIIMREEENKRTSPKKSNVQTFFKKRWVFPAIYLVAAAIILTTVLWFQGNNDLAEDLNYDNDKNPQDVSQNEPDSVVVNRPAENFVMPVLNEDVVEVSKKFYNVDGTEEEQEAALVFYDNTYTENKGIDIVAKDGSVFDVTASLGGTVTRSEKDSTLGHIVEIEHAEGVVTVYQSLSDVQVSQGDVVDQGQVIAKSGKNLLNKEAGSHVHFEIRNNGLAVNPEDFFGKPMTSLEEAQKEEEPAADEEEPAMDKEEPAADEEEPAAGEEGTDEEAPADEEGSEEGSEEGADSETSEEATIGMARA; encoded by the coding sequence TTGTCGAAAAATAATCTAAAAAAGTTTTTAAGCAATGTATATAATCTCTCATATCTGTTCAGAATGATTGCTGAGGTGATAATTATGAGAGAGGAAGAAAACAAACGTACTTCTCCGAAAAAATCAAATGTTCAAACATTCTTTAAAAAGCGTTGGGTATTTCCAGCAATCTACTTAGTAGCAGCAGCAATCATTTTAACAACTGTTTTATGGTTCCAAGGAAACAATGATCTTGCAGAGGATTTAAATTATGATAATGACAAGAATCCGCAAGATGTTTCCCAAAATGAACCAGACAGTGTAGTGGTTAATCGTCCTGCTGAAAACTTCGTAATGCCTGTATTAAATGAAGATGTTGTAGAAGTTTCAAAGAAATTCTATAATGTCGACGGTACAGAAGAAGAGCAAGAAGCAGCTCTTGTATTCTACGATAATACGTACACAGAAAACAAGGGTATCGACATTGTTGCAAAAGACGGTAGTGTTTTTGATGTGACAGCATCATTAGGTGGAACTGTTACAAGATCTGAGAAAGATTCAACTCTAGGTCATATTGTTGAAATTGAGCATGCTGAAGGTGTTGTTACTGTATATCAATCATTATCAGATGTTCAAGTAAGTCAAGGTGATGTAGTGGATCAAGGTCAAGTAATTGCTAAATCTGGTAAAAATCTATTAAACAAAGAAGCTGGATCGCATGTTCACTTTGAAATTCGTAACAATGGTTTAGCTGTAAATCCAGAGGATTTCTTCGGTAAGCCAATGACTTCTTTAGAAGAAGCTCAAAAAGAAGAAGAGCCGGCAGCTGATGAAGAAGAACCTGCTATGGATAAAGAAGAGCCAGCAGCAGATGAAGAAGAACCTGCTGCAGGTGAAGAAGGCACAGACGAAGAAGCTCCTGCTGATGAGGAAGGTTCTGAAGAAGGATCTGAAGAAGGTGCTGACTCAGAAACTTCAGAAGAAGCAACGATTGGCATGGCTAGAGCTTAA
- a CDS encoding ABC transporter ATP-binding protein, with translation MNIQISNVTKKFGANTALNNLQLTLEENKIYGLLGRNGAGKTTLMQLVAGHHLPTAGEVKVQGKNPFNNRNVLKDICFINESNNFKKRLKIKEVLKLASLFYPNWSEETVTRLLPVFKLDLKMNTKGLSKGMESALGIIIGLASRAKLTIFDEPYIGLDASARYKFYDILLEEYEEYPRTFILSTHLIDEVSNLFEEVILRREGELLLHQTTDEMIGKSLMISGKKNVVDSFVIGKQVIHESTLAGSKTVMLYGEMYDLKKQRAWV, from the coding sequence ATGAATATTCAAATTTCGAATGTGACGAAAAAATTTGGAGCAAATACAGCGCTCAACAATTTACAATTAACATTGGAAGAAAATAAAATTTACGGACTCCTCGGAAGAAATGGAGCCGGGAAAACCACTTTAATGCAGCTAGTTGCTGGGCATCACTTGCCAACAGCGGGGGAAGTAAAGGTTCAAGGTAAAAATCCATTTAATAATCGAAATGTTCTTAAAGATATATGCTTTATAAATGAAAGCAACAATTTTAAAAAACGATTAAAAATTAAAGAGGTATTAAAGCTTGCATCTTTATTTTATCCAAACTGGTCTGAGGAAACGGTGACGAGATTGCTTCCGGTGTTTAAATTAGATCTGAAAATGAATACAAAGGGTCTTTCTAAAGGGATGGAATCAGCGCTCGGTATTATTATAGGTCTCGCAAGCCGTGCAAAGTTAACGATATTCGATGAACCATATATTGGGCTGGATGCGTCAGCAAGATATAAATTCTATGATATTTTGCTAGAGGAATATGAGGAGTATCCAAGGACATTTATTTTATCAACCCATTTAATTGATGAGGTCAGTAATTTGTTTGAGGAAGTGATTCTCAGGAGAGAGGGAGAATTATTACTTCATCAAACAACCGATGAAATGATTGGAAAAAGTTTAATGATAAGTGGTAAAAAAAATGTGGTAGATTCTTTTGTGATAGGGAAACAAGTGATCCATGAATCAACGCTTGCAGGAAGCAAGACGGTTATGTTGTATGGTGAAATGTATGATTTAAAGAAGCAAAGAGCTTGGGTCTAG
- a CDS encoding PLD nuclease N-terminal domain-containing protein — MLIALVDVIKAKETNGPKVLWIIVVLFFSLLGPIAYFIFGRKK, encoded by the coding sequence ATGCTTATTGCTTTAGTCGATGTGATCAAAGCGAAAGAAACAAATGGACCCAAAGTTTTATGGATCATTGTTGTTCTATTTTTTAGTTTGCTGGGGCCGATTGCCTATTTCATTTTTGGAAGGAAGAAATGA
- the nuoN gene encoding NADH-quinone oxidoreductase subunit NuoN, translating to MDLETLLSYEWGAMLPEFIILGVATLLSLIDLFMGKGKSRKPLAWLGIAGIILAIISLVSMTGTGVTSILFDTFRLDSFAIAFKLILLLGSLMVLLMAMDYEPKGGFGNRGEFYYLFLTGLLGAMIMSSSGDLITIFVGLELLSISSYILAGLRKNNQLSNESAMKYVINGSISTAILLFGMSYVYGLTGTTNLREILGLLGHLNSNNSIYIIGIALFMIFIGISFKLATAPFHMWAPDVYQGAPTPVAAFLSVVSKTAGFIILIRLIITIFVSVPSGDAEVPSFIYQVKDYIGFFAAVTMIVGNTVALRQRNVKRLLAYSSIAHAGYLLVAFATLSYFMFSAVWFYLLAYLFMNIGVFAILQVISSKSDSNDISQFAGLYKRSPVTAISLAILILSLAGIPGTAGFIGKMNIFLGAFMTQPAHYVLAGIMIATTVVSYFYYFGIFTQMFFRPAADQSEVKLPLGVLLVVIISVVGTIALGIFPSIAFDFLTTIEHFGDFIQ from the coding sequence ATGGATCTCGAGACATTACTTAGCTATGAATGGGGAGCCATGCTACCTGAATTCATTATCCTTGGGGTAGCCACCTTACTTTCACTAATTGATTTATTTATGGGCAAAGGAAAAAGTAGAAAGCCTCTAGCTTGGCTTGGAATTGCTGGGATTATTTTAGCCATCATATCTCTAGTGAGTATGACAGGAACAGGTGTGACGAGCATCTTATTTGATACGTTCCGCCTTGATTCCTTTGCTATTGCTTTTAAGCTTATTTTACTTCTTGGATCATTGATGGTTTTACTTATGGCAATGGACTACGAGCCAAAGGGTGGATTTGGTAATCGTGGTGAATTTTATTACTTGTTCTTAACTGGGCTTCTTGGTGCAATGATTATGTCATCAAGTGGTGATCTTATTACCATTTTTGTTGGACTTGAGCTTCTATCGATTTCATCTTATATTTTAGCTGGACTTAGAAAAAACAATCAGCTTTCTAATGAATCAGCAATGAAATATGTGATTAATGGAAGTATTTCAACAGCAATTCTTTTATTTGGAATGAGTTATGTATACGGACTTACCGGTACAACCAACTTGCGCGAAATCCTAGGCTTACTAGGTCATTTAAATAGTAACAATTCTATTTATATCATTGGGATTGCCTTATTTATGATTTTCATTGGGATCTCATTTAAGCTCGCTACTGCCCCATTTCACATGTGGGCACCAGACGTATACCAAGGAGCACCAACACCAGTTGCAGCCTTTTTAAGTGTCGTTTCAAAAACAGCGGGGTTTATTATCTTAATCCGTCTAATCATTACGATTTTCGTTAGCGTTCCTTCTGGTGATGCAGAAGTACCAAGCTTTATTTATCAAGTCAAAGATTATATAGGGTTCTTTGCTGCTGTTACCATGATTGTCGGTAACACTGTCGCACTGAGACAAAGAAATGTAAAACGACTGTTAGCTTACTCTAGTATTGCCCATGCAGGATACCTATTAGTAGCTTTTGCTACTTTATCATATTTTATGTTTAGTGCAGTGTGGTTCTACTTACTCGCTTACTTATTCATGAATATTGGGGTATTTGCGATTTTACAAGTGATTTCGTCTAAATCGGATTCTAATGATATTAGTCAATTTGCTGGTCTTTACAAAAGGTCACCAGTAACCGCTATTTCTTTAGCAATCCTGATTCTTTCATTAGCAGGAATACCTGGTACGGCAGGATTTATTGGTAAAATGAATATTTTCCTTGGTGCATTCATGACCCAGCCAGCACATTATGTTTTAGCTGGAATTATGATTGCGACAACGGTTGTTTCTTACTTTTACTATTTCGGAATTTTCACCCAAATGTTCTTCAGACCAGCTGCAGATCAAAGTGAGGTCAAGCTTCCATTAGGAGTTTTACTGGTAGTAATCATCAGTGTGGTTGGAACAATCGCTCTTGGAATATTCCCAAGCATTGCGTTTGATTTCTTAACAACGATTGAACATTTTGGTGACTTTATACAATAA
- the murA gene encoding UDP-N-acetylglucosamine 1-carboxyvinyltransferase, which translates to MEKIIVRGGRKLNGTVKVEGAKNAVLPVIAASLLASEGKSVINEVPTLSDVYTINEVLRYLNAEVSFDNNQIVVDASRELKTEAPFEYVRKMRASVLVMGSLLARNGHARIALPGGCAIGSRPIDQHLKGFEAMGAKVKVGNGFIDAEVDGRLRGAKVYLDFPSVGATENIMMAATLADGVTVLENVAKEPEIVDLANFLNGMGAKVRGAGTGTIRIEGVEKLYGTNHNIIPDRIEAGTFMVAAAITGGNVLVQGAVPEHLSSLIAKMEEMGVKFIEESEGLRVIGPENLKAIDIKTMPHPGFPTDMQSQMMALLLRAKGTSMITETVFENRFMHVEEFRRMNGNIKIEGRSVIINGPTELQGAEVSATDLRAAAALVLSGLVADGYTRVTELKHLDRGYVGFHEKLAELGADIERVTEAVESVSNEININM; encoded by the coding sequence TTGGAAAAAATCATCGTCCGTGGCGGTCGTAAGCTAAACGGTACTGTAAAAGTTGAAGGTGCAAAAAATGCCGTTTTGCCAGTTATCGCTGCATCCTTATTAGCGAGTGAAGGAAAGAGTGTAATTAATGAAGTACCCACGCTCTCCGATGTATACACGATTAATGAAGTATTGCGTTATTTAAATGCAGAGGTATCATTTGACAATAATCAAATCGTAGTAGATGCATCAAGAGAGTTGAAGACAGAAGCACCATTTGAATATGTTCGAAAGATGAGAGCATCAGTATTAGTGATGGGATCGCTTTTAGCAAGAAATGGTCATGCACGAATTGCGTTACCAGGCGGATGTGCCATTGGATCTCGTCCAATAGATCAACATTTAAAAGGCTTTGAAGCAATGGGAGCTAAAGTAAAGGTTGGCAATGGCTTTATTGATGCAGAGGTTGACGGAAGACTTCGTGGAGCTAAAGTATATTTAGACTTCCCAAGTGTAGGTGCGACTGAGAATATTATGATGGCTGCAACGTTAGCAGATGGCGTTACCGTTTTAGAAAATGTCGCGAAAGAACCAGAAATTGTTGACTTAGCTAACTTCTTAAATGGAATGGGCGCTAAAGTTCGCGGAGCTGGTACTGGAACCATTCGAATTGAAGGTGTCGAAAAGCTATACGGTACAAATCATAACATCATTCCTGATCGCATTGAGGCAGGTACTTTTATGGTAGCTGCAGCAATCACAGGAGGAAATGTATTAGTGCAAGGCGCAGTTCCTGAGCATCTAAGCTCATTAATTGCAAAAATGGAAGAAATGGGCGTTAAGTTTATTGAAGAAAGTGAAGGCTTACGTGTTATTGGGCCAGAGAACTTAAAAGCAATTGATATTAAAACAATGCCTCACCCAGGTTTCCCAACAGATATGCAATCTCAAATGATGGCCCTATTACTTCGTGCGAAAGGCACAAGTATGATTACAGAAACAGTCTTTGAAAATCGATTCATGCATGTGGAAGAGTTCCGACGCATGAATGGGAATATCAAGATTGAGGGTCGTTCGGTCATTATCAATGGACCAACTGAGCTTCAGGGTGCTGAAGTTAGTGCAACTGATCTAAGAGCTGCAGCGGCATTGGTTTTATCAGGGCTTGTAGCTGATGGCTATACTCGAGTAACGGAACTTAAGCATTTAGACCGAGGGTATGTTGGTTTCCATGAAAAGCTTGCAGAACTTGGAGCAGATATAGAAAGAGTTACCGAGGCAGTAGAATCAGTATCAAATGAAATAAACATTAACATGTAA
- a CDS encoding MASE3 domain-containing protein yields the protein MDPIERQRKESKVVIYLLLTCIAILLINIYQTPLHTYYHGLNQATLHTLLELFSIFACFSISSYGWQAYNDTKTTNYLWIPSIFFAVGFLDLMHTFTLPGMPYFFGEASNAKTTWFWITSRYTAAFTLLYLIFSKDRASTVVKRGWFIFGTFLYVGLISFVIFKFEHQLPILLNDLGPTVLKNNLEYSISLILLLTIIAVLIKYQKTKNTSELDLVLAFSFLFISELMITLYNAIQDINLIFAHLSKAMGYGFIFKYFYLSRLRLSFQQKYEAEVNLRKTQGILESVFLNTPDSMIILDPREHILRANEAFYQLFQLSKNDVVGRQFRTIVPEYTHILEDFTQNICTRQEMDIQVLELNRNGNKQYIKMSLFPVKNEHGHMMYISLMSRDVTKQIEDELRIQEAEQDLKDTIRLQQGLIMKFRKQNDRFILTLCDGAILRVFKVKPEDLIGRDLFDLVDATTALILFSNLNEAWEGAETSYEINLFNRTFFGTLKPVKRDGVVVEVIGSNLDVTKLKKAEELLQKSEKLAVVGELAAGLAHEIRNPLTALKGFTQLLESTADHSNKPYIDIMLRELDRIEMITNEFMVVAKPQAVKYQPYKLEQLINEVVSFSSPQALLHKVDLLVDFKATNSNVYCDANQLKQVLINLIKNAFEAMPNGGNLKIELVQRQHDIVIRIMDNGIGIPKEILPKLGEPFYTLKEKGTGLGLMVSYRIIEAHKGSITFDSEVNIGTTVEITLPLLVNDTNMLYA from the coding sequence TTGGATCCTATTGAACGCCAAAGAAAAGAATCAAAAGTAGTTATTTATCTACTTCTCACATGTATCGCCATTTTATTAATTAATATCTATCAAACACCTCTACATACTTATTACCATGGTTTAAATCAAGCAACCCTTCATACATTACTAGAGCTATTCAGTATTTTTGCTTGTTTTTCTATAAGCTCCTATGGGTGGCAAGCTTATAATGATACAAAAACGACTAATTATCTATGGATTCCATCCATCTTCTTTGCTGTTGGATTTTTAGATTTAATGCATACGTTCACATTGCCTGGAATGCCATATTTCTTTGGTGAAGCTTCTAATGCTAAAACAACATGGTTCTGGATCACCTCTAGATATACAGCTGCTTTTACCTTGTTATATCTCATTTTTTCTAAAGATCGGGCTTCTACTGTCGTCAAACGGGGATGGTTTATTTTTGGTACATTTTTATATGTGGGATTGATTTCGTTCGTAATTTTCAAGTTTGAACATCAATTACCCATTCTGTTAAATGATCTTGGACCTACCGTATTAAAAAATAACCTTGAATATTCTATCAGTCTCATTTTACTTTTAACAATCATAGCAGTTCTAATAAAGTACCAAAAAACCAAGAACACTTCCGAATTAGACCTTGTTCTTGCCTTTAGCTTCCTTTTTATTAGTGAATTAATGATTACCTTATATAATGCAATACAAGATATAAATCTCATTTTTGCTCATTTATCTAAGGCAATGGGTTATGGTTTTATTTTCAAGTACTTTTACTTATCAAGACTTCGACTCTCTTTTCAGCAAAAATATGAAGCTGAGGTGAATTTACGAAAAACACAAGGTATCCTTGAATCGGTATTTCTTAATACGCCTGATAGCATGATAATTCTTGACCCGAGAGAACACATTCTCCGTGCAAATGAAGCTTTCTATCAGTTATTTCAGCTTTCGAAAAATGATGTAGTCGGACGGCAATTCAGGACTATTGTCCCTGAATATACCCATATACTAGAGGACTTCACTCAGAATATATGTACTAGGCAGGAAATGGATATTCAAGTTTTAGAATTGAATAGGAACGGAAACAAACAATATATAAAAATGTCGTTATTTCCTGTTAAAAATGAACACGGACACATGATGTATATCAGTTTAATGAGTAGAGATGTGACAAAACAAATTGAGGATGAATTACGAATACAGGAAGCTGAACAAGACTTAAAGGATACGATTAGACTTCAACAAGGGTTGATCATGAAATTCAGAAAACAGAATGATCGGTTTATCCTCACTCTTTGTGATGGGGCGATTTTAAGAGTTTTCAAAGTAAAACCAGAGGATTTAATAGGTAGGGATTTATTTGATCTTGTCGATGCTACAACTGCTCTTATCCTTTTTAGTAACCTAAATGAGGCATGGGAGGGAGCAGAAACCTCCTATGAAATTAATCTTTTTAATCGAACGTTTTTCGGGACTTTAAAACCAGTTAAGCGAGATGGTGTGGTCGTTGAGGTAATTGGTTCTAATTTAGATGTTACTAAATTAAAGAAAGCAGAAGAGCTTTTACAAAAATCTGAGAAACTAGCGGTTGTTGGGGAGTTGGCTGCAGGGCTAGCTCATGAAATTCGTAATCCATTAACAGCATTAAAAGGCTTTACTCAACTCCTGGAATCCACTGCGGATCATTCGAATAAACCTTATATTGATATTATGTTACGTGAATTAGATCGTATTGAAATGATTACAAATGAATTTATGGTTGTCGCAAAACCACAAGCAGTCAAATACCAACCATATAAATTAGAACAATTAATTAACGAGGTTGTTTCATTCTCTAGCCCACAGGCATTATTACACAAAGTAGATTTATTGGTAGATTTTAAGGCTACTAATTCAAATGTGTATTGTGATGCTAACCAACTAAAGCAAGTTTTAATAAATTTAATTAAGAATGCTTTTGAAGCGATGCCTAATGGGGGTAACCTTAAGATTGAACTTGTACAACGTCAACACGATATTGTCATCAGAATTATGGATAACGGGATCGGAATACCGAAAGAAATCCTACCAAAGCTTGGTGAACCTTTTTATACCTTAAAGGAAAAAGGAACAGGACTTGGATTAATGGTAAGCTACCGAATTATTGAAGCCCATAAAGGTTCGATTACTTTTGATAGTGAAGTTAATATTGGAACGACCGTTGAAATCACTTTACCTTTATTGGTAAATGATACAAATATGCTATACGCCTAA
- a CDS encoding DUF1146 family protein, with protein MLAGFGYQALISIISHLIFIIITWWALQSFNFDKWFKAGHVIQARIVIIFITIIIGSAVSNFFLDYLIWSQQLPNLFF; from the coding sequence TTGCTAGCTGGATTTGGATATCAAGCATTAATAAGTATTATTTCTCATCTTATTTTTATCATCATTACATGGTGGGCTTTACAAAGCTTTAATTTCGATAAATGGTTTAAGGCAGGACATGTTATTCAGGCGAGGATTGTGATTATTTTTATAACAATTATTATTGGATCAGCGGTGAGTAACTTTTTCTTGGATTATTTAATTTGGTCCCAGCAGTTGCCGAATTTGTTTTTTTAA
- a CDS encoding NADH-quinone oxidoreductase subunit M, which translates to MNDSYLLSLLVFSPAIGIVLLSFIPKVQEQTLKLVGFLSTLPPLLLVFVLYSYYRGGTELSSFSEKLNWFGIMGAGQPFSINYELGLSGLSLVMVILTAVISTLAAIASIHIKKEWKGYFILFLLLEIGMLGVFVAENLFLFFLFFEVTLVAMFFLIGKWGYFEKEKAAFRFLIYNGIGSAILLIVIMILFARTGTTNIAAIMSMLASPSGTLPTGDISSELKYGLLIALLVAFGIKLPIFPLHTWMLHVHVQAPPSIVMLHSGVLLKIGAFGLIRFGLGFFPEEFSNLAWLIALLGVVNLLYGAFLAFIQDDFKMVLAYSSISHMGIVLIGLGSLNEAGIQGAIFQVVSHGLISALLFFLIGVIYERVGTSYIGKLGGLAKVMPITAGFLLTGALASLGLPGMSGFVSEFMAFLGLFKEMPILAAIGTIGIIMTAVYLLRAVLNVTYGKTKQYENIVDISKVEMVPVLVLVGFIVLIGVYPNVLTQPLQLVLENIVLGIGG; encoded by the coding sequence ATGAACGATTCCTATTTATTATCATTATTAGTGTTCTCCCCTGCCATTGGTATTGTTCTTTTAAGCTTTATTCCGAAAGTCCAGGAACAAACATTAAAGCTGGTTGGTTTTCTGTCAACATTGCCACCATTATTACTTGTGTTTGTTCTTTATAGCTATTACCGAGGTGGAACAGAGCTATCTAGCTTCTCTGAAAAGCTAAACTGGTTTGGCATTATGGGAGCTGGCCAACCGTTCTCGATTAATTATGAGCTAGGGTTAAGTGGTCTTTCTCTAGTGATGGTTATTTTAACAGCAGTTATTTCTACATTAGCAGCGATTGCATCTATTCATATTAAAAAAGAGTGGAAAGGATATTTTATCCTATTTTTACTTCTTGAAATTGGGATGCTCGGGGTTTTTGTCGCAGAGAATTTATTCTTGTTCTTCCTATTTTTTGAGGTAACTTTAGTAGCCATGTTCTTTCTAATTGGAAAATGGGGTTATTTTGAAAAAGAAAAAGCTGCATTTCGCTTCTTAATTTACAACGGGATTGGGTCAGCGATTTTATTGATTGTCATTATGATCTTGTTTGCAAGAACAGGAACAACTAATATTGCAGCTATTATGAGCATGTTAGCAAGTCCGAGTGGAACACTTCCAACCGGGGATATTTCCTCGGAATTAAAATATGGCTTACTGATTGCCTTATTAGTAGCGTTTGGTATTAAATTACCAATTTTCCCATTACATACATGGATGCTTCATGTCCATGTTCAAGCACCACCATCAATTGTTATGCTTCACTCAGGTGTGCTACTTAAGATTGGAGCATTCGGTCTCATTCGATTTGGATTAGGATTTTTTCCTGAGGAGTTCAGTAACCTAGCATGGCTCATTGCTTTATTAGGTGTCGTTAACCTGTTATATGGGGCGTTCCTTGCATTTATCCAGGATGACTTTAAAATGGTGTTAGCTTATTCAAGTATTTCTCATATGGGAATTGTCTTAATTGGTTTAGGTTCGTTAAATGAAGCGGGGATCCAAGGAGCAATTTTCCAGGTGGTTTCACACGGTTTAATTTCAGCGCTGCTGTTCTTCTTAATCGGTGTAATATATGAGCGTGTTGGAACGTCGTATATCGGAAAGCTAGGAGGCCTAGCGAAGGTAATGCCGATTACAGCGGGCTTCCTACTAACAGGGGCATTAGCTTCTTTAGGTTTACCAGGAATGTCCGGATTTGTCAGTGAATTTATGGCCTTCCTTGGATTGTTTAAGGAAATGCCAATACTTGCTGCTATTGGTACAATCGGTATTATCATGACAGCTGTATACCTTTTGAGAGCAGTATTAAATGTAACGTATGGAAAAACAAAGCAATATGAAAATATAGTAGATATCAGCAAGGTTGAAATGGTCCCGGTTTTAGTCTTAGTAGGCTTCATTGTTTTAATTGGAGTATACCCTAATGTCTTAACACAACCACTTCAACTAGTGTTAGAAAATATCGTACTAGGGATAGGGGGGTAA
- a CDS encoding GntR family transcriptional regulator, giving the protein MDSNLKEDKPIFQQIAEKVESSILDGSIQEGDRVPSTNEFAKYYQINPATAAKGINQLVDQEILYKKRGIGMFVAEGARKIILQKRKKDFYEDYIVPLKLEAEKLGITVKELSSLITEEDGR; this is encoded by the coding sequence ATGGATTCCAATTTAAAAGAAGATAAACCGATATTTCAACAAATTGCAGAGAAGGTAGAATCTAGTATTCTAGATGGTTCGATTCAAGAAGGAGATCGAGTGCCTTCAACAAATGAATTTGCTAAATATTATCAAATTAATCCAGCGACCGCAGCTAAAGGAATCAATCAGTTAGTCGACCAAGAAATACTCTACAAAAAGAGAGGGATTGGCATGTTTGTAGCTGAAGGAGCAAGAAAAATCATCCTACAGAAACGAAAGAAAGATTTTTATGAGGATTATATTGTGCCTTTAAAACTAGAGGCTGAGAAGCTGGGGATTACAGTGAAGGAATTATCAAGTTTAATCACAGAGGAGGATGGAAGATGA
- the spoIID gene encoding stage II sporulation protein D — protein sequence MKSSLKPIVVIFSILFIVTLVIPTVVVFPFSKEADGKLTEELQTNPSETQIASESSVEVAVHRSSIDEIENVPLEEYVIGVLASEMPANFESEALKAQSLAARTYIVKHMLSGENISTPEGANVSDTVMHQVYRNKEELKAEWGSDYKKNIEKITQAVYATQGQIITYDGKPIDAQFFSTSNGYTENSEDVWQSAIEYLKSVESPWDKSSKEFHEQTVISVSDFEKNLGVSIGNASKIGKILERTKSNRIAKVAIGGKEFTGTEVRTALKLRSTDFTLKREGNQIVVTTKGYGHGVGMSQYGANGMAKEGHNYKDIIAYYYKGVDVTSADSFLTQITAKK from the coding sequence ATGAAATCTTCTCTCAAACCAATCGTAGTAATATTTTCTATTCTTTTCATTGTTACTCTCGTCATTCCTACAGTCGTGGTATTTCCATTCTCTAAAGAAGCAGATGGAAAACTAACAGAAGAGCTCCAAACAAATCCAAGTGAAACACAAATCGCATCAGAGTCGAGTGTTGAAGTAGCTGTTCATCGCTCTAGCATAGATGAAATTGAAAATGTGCCGCTTGAAGAGTACGTGATTGGTGTCCTAGCATCTGAAATGCCAGCTAATTTTGAAAGTGAAGCCTTAAAGGCTCAATCCTTGGCAGCTAGGACATACATTGTAAAACACATGCTGAGCGGTGAAAATATCAGTACTCCTGAGGGGGCTAATGTCTCCGATACCGTCATGCATCAAGTGTATCGAAATAAAGAAGAGCTAAAAGCTGAGTGGGGTAGTGATTATAAGAAAAATATCGAGAAAATCACACAGGCAGTCTATGCCACACAGGGTCAAATCATTACATATGATGGAAAACCAATAGATGCACAATTCTTCTCAACAAGTAATGGTTATACAGAAAACTCTGAGGATGTGTGGCAAAGTGCCATTGAGTATTTAAAGAGTGTTGAAAGTCCATGGGATAAATCGTCAAAGGAATTTCACGAGCAAACGGTTATTTCTGTTTCTGATTTCGAGAAAAACTTAGGGGTAAGTATTGGAAATGCCAGTAAGATTGGAAAAATTTTAGAAAGAACAAAATCGAACCGAATAGCCAAGGTAGCTATTGGTGGCAAAGAGTTTACTGGAACAGAAGTGCGGACAGCTCTTAAGTTAAGATCAACAGACTTTACTTTAAAGCGAGAAGGAAACCAAATCGTTGTGACAACAAAAGGCTATGGACATGGTGTGGGGATGAGCCAATACGGTGCCAATGGAATGGCAAAAGAAGGTCACAATTATAAAGACATTATTGCGTATTATTATAAGGGTGTGGATGTTACTTCCGCAGACAGCTTCCTTACACAAATAACGGCGAAAAAATAA